The following proteins come from a genomic window of Sphingosinicella flava:
- the gltX gene encoding glutamate--tRNA ligase, with translation MARILEKWRVSATVQNPQVVTRFAPSPTGFLHIGGARTALFNWLFARHHGGKFLLRIEDTDKARSTQAAIDAILDGMHWLGLDWDGHEYYQSQFAARHAEVAHELLAKGHAYRCYATPQELEAMRAEQREKKLPMRYDGRWRDRAPGPEQEGMPFSIRLKAPKDGETVIEDKVQGRVVVQNSEIDDFILLRSDGTPTYMLAVVVDDHDMGVTHVIRGDDHLNNAFRQLGIIRAMGWPEPTYAHVPLIHGQDGAKMSKRHGATGVENYRDELGVLPEALSNYLLRLGWGHGDDEIISREDAVRWFDLDHVGRSPSRFDTKKLENLNGHYIREADDGRLAGLAAPRIGALLGRDLTTDEIALLTRAMPELKPRAKNLDELSEGGTFLFKTRPLDMDEKAGALLEGEAPSLLARLHAALSALPDWTAERAEAAVRQVSEDAGVKLGQVAQPLRAALTGRATSPGIFDVLVLLGREESLARIADRMTNQGAL, from the coding sequence ATGGCCCGCATCTTGGAGAAATGGCGCGTGAGCGCAACCGTTCAGAATCCGCAGGTCGTCACCCGCTTCGCACCCTCGCCGACCGGCTTCCTGCACATCGGCGGCGCGCGCACGGCGCTGTTCAACTGGCTGTTCGCGCGCCACCATGGCGGCAAATTCCTGTTGCGCATCGAGGATACGGACAAGGCCCGCTCCACCCAGGCAGCGATCGACGCGATTCTGGACGGCATGCACTGGCTCGGTCTCGATTGGGACGGCCACGAATATTATCAGTCGCAATTCGCCGCTCGCCATGCCGAGGTCGCGCATGAATTGCTGGCGAAGGGCCATGCCTATCGTTGCTATGCGACTCCGCAAGAGCTGGAAGCGATGCGCGCCGAGCAGCGCGAAAAGAAGCTGCCTATGCGCTACGATGGGCGCTGGCGGGACCGCGCGCCGGGGCCGGAGCAGGAGGGCATGCCCTTCTCCATTCGCCTCAAGGCGCCGAAAGACGGCGAAACGGTGATCGAGGATAAGGTTCAGGGCCGCGTCGTCGTGCAGAATAGCGAGATCGACGATTTCATCCTGCTCCGCTCGGACGGCACGCCCACCTACATGCTTGCCGTCGTGGTGGACGATCACGACATGGGCGTCACCCACGTCATCCGCGGCGACGATCATTTGAACAACGCCTTTCGCCAGCTCGGCATCATCCGCGCCATGGGCTGGCCGGAGCCGACCTACGCCCACGTTCCCCTGATCCACGGCCAGGACGGCGCGAAGATGTCGAAGCGGCACGGCGCAACCGGGGTCGAAAATTATCGCGACGAATTGGGCGTGCTGCCCGAGGCGCTCAGCAACTATCTCCTCCGCCTCGGCTGGGGCCATGGCGACGACGAGATCATCTCCCGCGAGGATGCGGTGCGCTGGTTCGACCTGGATCATGTCGGCCGCTCCCCCTCCCGCTTCGACACCAAGAAGCTGGAGAATTTGAACGGTCACTATATTCGCGAAGCCGATGATGGGCGCCTCGCGGGCCTCGCTGCGCCGCGAATCGGCGCGCTTCTCGGCCGCGATCTGACGACGGATGAGATCGCACTTCTCACCCGCGCGATGCCGGAACTGAAGCCTCGCGCGAAGAACCTCGATGAACTGTCCGAGGGCGGAACATTTCTTTTCAAAACCCGTCCTCTGGACATGGACGAAAAGGCAGGCGCCTTGCTAGAGGGCGAGGCACCAAGCCTGCTGGCCCGGCTGCATGCCGCCCTTTCCGCCCTCCCCGACTGGACGGCGGAACGCGCGGAAGCGGCGGTCCGCCAGGTGTCTGAAGATGCCGGGGTGAAGCTCGGCCAGGTCGCGCAGCCCCTCCGGGCCGCATTGACCGGGCGGGCGACGTCGCCGGGGATATTCGATGTGCTCGTTCTGCTGGGGCGCGAGGAAAGCCTCGCCCGCATCGCGGACCGGATGACGAACCAAGGAGCCTTATGA
- a CDS encoding ComEC/Rec2 family competence protein, which translates to MTIEAADPREAGWGPSWIGRGAAGWRTKASAALEHRLDAERDQLALWVPAALGLGIAMWFALAGEGSWIAFMLVASGGALGLFAIAGQKRWGRSLGLALIFAALGCALIWARAERVAAPRLTRPMVTALSGTILSVEPLPARGIVRLLVRPDGGALPPRIRVTVKDKGAPEGLQPGAGIAMKARLMPPAPMALPGAYDFARVAWFQRIGATGNALGAVVIIRPPFATGWAARLAEWRRSLSSHIQSRVEGGGGGIAAALATGDQGAIPEADAEAMRQSGLAHLLSISGLHVTAVVGAAMLLTLKLLALSPRLALRWPLILIGAGAGAVTGIAYTLLTGSEVPTIRSCIAALIVLAGIAMGREAITLRLVAAGALVVLLFWPEALAGPSFQLSFAAVTAIVALHDHPRIKALFARREEDGWPARFGRALLSLLLTGLAVEAVLAPIALFHFHKAGLYGAFANIVAIPLTTFVIMPAEALALLFDTMGLGAPFWWLVEQALNGLLWVAHATAAAPGSVAMLPAMPGGAFALMIGGGLWVALWRTRWRRWGFVPIVLGAAWALATPSPDLIVTGDGRHLALRTADGGMALLRDRAGEYVRDMLSEGAGLEGDLTALEDAGGAACNADLCATDIVTDGRRWRILATRSPHFVDFGPLSAACASADIVVSDRTLPRTCVPRWLKADRKLLGRTGGLSIHLGGESPSISTVADRIGGHPWNDY; encoded by the coding sequence ATGACCATCGAAGCGGCGGACCCTAGGGAAGCGGGGTGGGGCCCCAGCTGGATCGGGCGCGGGGCAGCGGGCTGGCGAACGAAAGCCTCGGCGGCACTCGAGCACAGACTGGATGCCGAGCGCGATCAGTTGGCTCTCTGGGTGCCGGCCGCGCTGGGACTCGGGATCGCGATGTGGTTCGCGCTTGCCGGGGAAGGGAGCTGGATCGCCTTCATGCTCGTCGCAAGCGGCGGAGCGCTCGGGCTGTTCGCAATTGCCGGGCAGAAACGCTGGGGACGCTCTCTCGGCCTGGCCCTGATCTTCGCGGCCTTGGGTTGCGCCCTCATCTGGGCGCGCGCGGAGCGGGTCGCCGCGCCCAGGCTCACGCGCCCCATGGTAACGGCGCTGAGCGGCACCATCCTTTCGGTCGAGCCGCTTCCCGCGCGGGGAATTGTGCGTCTGCTCGTCCGGCCCGACGGCGGCGCCCTGCCGCCGCGCATCCGCGTGACCGTGAAGGACAAGGGCGCGCCCGAGGGGCTCCAGCCCGGCGCTGGGATCGCGATGAAAGCGAGGCTGATGCCGCCCGCGCCGATGGCCCTGCCCGGAGCCTATGATTTCGCGCGCGTCGCCTGGTTTCAGCGGATCGGCGCGACCGGTAATGCGCTGGGGGCTGTGGTCATCATCCGCCCGCCCTTCGCCACGGGGTGGGCGGCGCGGCTGGCGGAATGGCGCCGCAGCCTGTCCAGCCACATTCAATCGCGCGTGGAGGGTGGCGGCGGCGGGATCGCGGCGGCGCTGGCGACGGGCGATCAGGGGGCGATCCCCGAGGCTGATGCCGAAGCAATGCGGCAGAGTGGTCTCGCCCACCTCCTGTCGATCAGCGGGCTGCACGTGACAGCGGTGGTCGGCGCGGCGATGCTGCTGACGCTGAAGCTGCTTGCGCTCAGCCCCCGCCTCGCGCTCCGCTGGCCGCTGATCCTGATCGGCGCCGGGGCAGGGGCGGTAACGGGTATTGCCTATACCCTGCTGACCGGGTCGGAAGTGCCCACCATCCGCTCCTGCATTGCCGCGCTGATCGTGCTCGCCGGGATCGCCATGGGACGGGAGGCGATCACGCTGCGCCTGGTGGCGGCCGGCGCGCTGGTCGTTCTTCTCTTCTGGCCGGAAGCGCTGGCGGGGCCGAGCTTCCAGCTCAGCTTTGCCGCGGTCACGGCGATCGTTGCCCTGCACGACCATCCTCGCATCAAGGCGCTGTTCGCCCGGCGGGAGGAGGATGGCTGGCCCGCCCGTTTCGGCCGGGCGTTGCTGTCGCTGCTCCTCACCGGCCTCGCCGTCGAGGCGGTGCTGGCGCCCATCGCCCTGTTTCACTTTCACAAGGCCGGGCTGTATGGCGCATTCGCGAACATCGTTGCCATTCCCCTGACAACCTTTGTCATCATGCCCGCCGAGGCGCTGGCCTTGCTCTTCGACACGATGGGGCTTGGCGCGCCTTTCTGGTGGCTCGTGGAACAGGCGCTGAATGGCTTGCTGTGGGTCGCCCACGCCACGGCCGCGGCGCCCGGATCTGTGGCGATGCTTCCGGCCATGCCGGGCGGCGCTTTCGCCTTGATGATCGGCGGCGGCTTGTGGGTCGCCCTTTGGCGGACGCGATGGCGGCGCTGGGGGTTTGTGCCCATCGTCCTAGGCGCCGCCTGGGCCCTGGCAACCCCGTCGCCCGACCTGATCGTCACCGGCGACGGGCGCCACCTTGCCTTGAGAACCGCGGATGGCGGCATGGCGCTGCTCAGGGATCGGGCAGGAGAATATGTCCGCGACATGTTGTCCGAAGGCGCGGGCCTGGAGGGCGACCTGACGGCGCTCGAGGATGCTGGCGGTGCGGCGTGCAATGCCGATCTTTGCGCCACGGATATCGTGACCGATGGCCGCCGCTGGCGGATTCTTGCAACGCGCAGCCCGCATTTCGTCGATTTCGGACCGCTCAGCGCGGCTTGCGCGTCCGCCGACATCGTCGTCAGCGACCGGACGCTTCCTCGGACCTGTGTGCCGCGCTGGCTGAAGGCGGACCGGAAACTGCTCGGCCGTACAGGAGGCCTGTCCATCCACCTCGGGGGCGAAAGCCCAAGCATTTCGACCGTCGCGGATCGAATCGGCGGACATCCGTGGAACGATTATTAG
- the miaA gene encoding tRNA (adenosine(37)-N6)-dimethylallyltransferase MiaA has translation MNMKSSLPRLALIAGPTASGKSALALALAERANGVVVNADSAQVYRDLHIVSARPDAADEARAPHRLYGYRDGAHPCSAAAWAEDAKAVIRDCIAAGQLPILAGGTGLYLRTLLDGIAPVPAIDPAVRQSVRALPVDEAYAALEREDAAAAARLKPADTTRIARALEVVRSTGRPLAEWQKEKVGGIGAQVDLAPLILLPPRDWLIARCDRRFEGMMTDEGLVEVQALLARGLDPALPVMRAIGVPEIAAFLDGGISREEALSAGRIATRQYAKRQYTWFAHQPPADWPRHVVPLDSPKATRDALSLFV, from the coding sequence ATGAACATGAAATCTTCCTTGCCACGGCTTGCGCTTATCGCGGGGCCGACCGCCAGCGGCAAGTCCGCGCTCGCGCTTGCCTTGGCCGAGCGCGCGAACGGCGTGGTGGTGAATGCGGACAGCGCGCAGGTCTATCGCGACCTGCATATCGTCTCTGCGCGCCCCGATGCCGCCGACGAGGCCCGCGCGCCCCATCGCCTTTACGGCTATCGCGACGGCGCGCATCCCTGCTCGGCCGCGGCTTGGGCGGAGGATGCCAAGGCTGTCATTCGCGACTGTATCGCGGCGGGCCAGCTGCCGATCCTGGCGGGGGGCACCGGCCTCTACCTCCGGACATTGCTCGATGGCATTGCCCCTGTCCCGGCCATCGATCCCGCCGTCCGGCAGTCGGTGCGGGCCCTGCCCGTGGACGAGGCTTACGCCGCGCTGGAACGGGAGGATGCGGCAGCCGCCGCGCGACTGAAGCCCGCCGACACCACGCGCATCGCCCGCGCGCTCGAAGTCGTCCGGTCCACCGGCCGTCCTCTCGCCGAATGGCAGAAGGAGAAAGTCGGCGGCATCGGCGCCCAGGTCGACCTTGCTCCCCTGATCCTCCTGCCGCCGCGCGACTGGCTCATCGCCCGCTGCGACCGCCGGTTCGAGGGCATGATGACGGATGAGGGCCTGGTCGAAGTGCAGGCGCTGCTCGCGCGCGGCCTCGACCCTGCCTTGCCGGTCATGCGGGCCATCGGCGTGCCGGAAATCGCCGCCTTTCTTGATGGCGGAATAAGCCGGGAGGAGGCGCTGTCGGCGGGCCGGATTGCCACGCGCCAATATGCGAAACGCCAATATACCTGGTTCGCGCATCAGCCTCCGGCGGATTGGCCGCGCCATGTCGTGCCGCTCGACAGCCCGAAGGCGACCCGGGACGCACTGTCGCTATTCGTCTAA
- the serB gene encoding phosphoserine phosphatase SerB — protein sequence MFIATLIAAGRLSSGDISAAEDALAAADVQPAGRSWLETDTACDLLFQARPAEARAILEGLLPGVDIVVQGEANRRKSLLVADMDSTMITIECIDELADYAGLKAEVADVTERAMRGELAFEEALDARVALLEGLSETMIDLCHAERLSIMPGAKALVATMRAHGATCLLVSGGFTRFADRVAADIGFDRAIANRLNIADGRLLGTVERPIVGAQAKLDALTETAAELGLGMDAVLAVGDGANDIPMLEVAGLGVAYRAKPKTQAAADARIDHSDLSALLYAQGYMRRDWCATDQ from the coding sequence ATGTTCATCGCGACCCTGATAGCAGCCGGACGGCTTTCGAGCGGAGATATTTCAGCTGCCGAAGATGCATTGGCGGCGGCGGATGTCCAGCCCGCCGGGCGGAGCTGGCTGGAAACCGATACGGCTTGCGACCTGCTGTTCCAGGCCAGGCCAGCCGAGGCGCGCGCGATCCTTGAGGGATTGCTGCCCGGCGTCGACATCGTCGTTCAAGGCGAGGCCAATCGGCGCAAATCCCTGCTGGTCGCCGACATGGATTCGACGATGATCACCATCGAATGCATCGACGAATTGGCCGATTATGCGGGATTGAAAGCGGAAGTCGCCGACGTAACGGAACGGGCGATGCGCGGCGAGCTTGCGTTCGAAGAGGCGCTGGACGCCCGCGTCGCCTTGCTTGAAGGTCTGAGCGAAACGATGATCGATCTATGCCATGCCGAGCGTCTGTCGATCATGCCGGGCGCCAAGGCCTTGGTCGCTACGATGCGGGCGCATGGCGCGACCTGTCTCTTGGTGTCGGGCGGTTTCACACGCTTCGCCGACAGGGTTGCGGCCGATATCGGCTTCGACCGCGCTATCGCGAACCGGCTGAATATTGCCGATGGGCGGTTGCTTGGCACGGTGGAGCGCCCGATCGTCGGCGCGCAGGCCAAGCTCGACGCCTTGACCGAAACGGCGGCAGAGCTTGGGCTCGGCATGGATGCGGTGCTCGCGGTAGGGGACGGCGCCAACGACATTCCGATGCTGGAGGTGGCGGGACTAGGGGTCGCCTATCGTGCCAAGCCCAAGACGCAGGCGGCCGCCGACGCGCGCATCGATCATTCGGATCTCAGCGCCCTTCTCTATGCGCAAGGTTATATGCGGCGCGACTGGTGCGCGACTGATCAATAA
- a CDS encoding ParA family protein, which produces MRVLALSSQKGGSGKTTLSGHLAVQAQLAGAGPVCLIDIDPQGSLADWWNEREAEMPAFAQTTVARLSADLEVLRQQGFRLAVIDTPPAITMAIQSVIQVAELIVIPTRPSPHDLRAVGATVDLCERAGKPLIFVVNGATPKARITSEAAVALSQHGTVAPVTVHHRTDFAASMIDGRTVMELDPKCKSAGEVVQLWEYISDRLEKNFRRTVFSAPGLVAPPAAMPRQAGFGRRVAGQ; this is translated from the coding sequence ATGCGCGTTTTGGCACTCTCATCGCAAAAGGGCGGATCGGGTAAGACGACCCTGTCCGGCCACCTGGCGGTGCAGGCTCAGCTTGCCGGTGCGGGTCCGGTCTGTCTGATCGATATCGATCCCCAAGGCTCGCTTGCCGACTGGTGGAACGAGCGCGAAGCAGAAATGCCGGCGTTTGCCCAGACCACTGTCGCCCGGCTTTCCGCCGACCTGGAAGTGCTGCGTCAGCAAGGTTTCCGCCTGGCCGTCATCGATACGCCGCCCGCTATCACCATGGCGATTCAGAGCGTTATCCAGGTCGCCGAACTGATCGTCATCCCGACCCGCCCGAGCCCGCACGATCTGCGTGCTGTCGGCGCGACCGTCGACCTTTGCGAGCGTGCCGGAAAGCCGCTCATCTTCGTCGTCAACGGCGCGACGCCCAAGGCGCGCATCACATCGGAGGCCGCGGTCGCATTGTCGCAGCATGGCACCGTGGCGCCAGTGACGGTCCATCACCGCACGGATTTTGCCGCGTCGATGATCGACGGCCGGACGGTGATGGAGCTTGACCCCAAGTGCAAGTCCGCCGGAGAGGTCGTGCAGCTTTGGGAATATATTTCCGACCGGCTCGAAAAAAATTTCCGCCGCACCGTCTTTTCGGCTCCGGGCCTCGTCGCGCCCCCAGCCGCCATGCCGCGCCAGGCCGGTTTCGGCCGCCGCGTCGCCGGTCAGTAA
- a CDS encoding SPOR domain-containing protein, whose amino-acid sequence MRMITLQIAASALVIGLTTVGCQSDDSRPFALSDKAPQAKRDAFGLQQQAQAALRAGNLQSALTLMEEAVALSPRDAGYRMSLAELYMRSGRFASAERTFSDTVILNPDNVQASLYLALSRAAQGRMLAAETALAAIEGRGKTADLGLAYALIGMGERAIALLEPAARETGADARVRQNLALSYALTGDWAKARIIAAQDMSPADVDRRLEQWAALAQPNASGVQVAAFFGVTPTQDSGQPLRLALDMPEQFMMPKQDAMVAEAEPEPAPEPIRPSVTLASSVTAQTELPAAPVNDAPNPLFDKVRKSIQVPGAILRNEWSRTRGATQANEAAQAGKYVVQIGSFKTRAQAGTAWREATRRYGFNADSHVVTIFNAPDGKGLFYRLAVRGYTTQSEANGVCRMIKSKGGDCFVRVAEDGRAITRIASRR is encoded by the coding sequence ATGCGTATGATCACCTTGCAGATCGCGGCTTCCGCCCTCGTCATCGGCTTGACGACCGTTGGATGCCAGTCCGACGATAGCCGCCCCTTTGCACTTTCCGACAAGGCGCCCCAGGCCAAGCGCGATGCCTTCGGGCTTCAGCAGCAGGCGCAGGCCGCCCTTCGCGCCGGCAATCTGCAATCGGCGCTGACGCTGATGGAGGAAGCCGTCGCCCTGTCGCCGCGTGATGCGGGATATCGCATGTCGCTTGCCGAACTCTACATGCGCAGCGGGCGTTTCGCTTCGGCGGAAAGAACATTTTCCGACACCGTCATTCTTAACCCTGACAATGTGCAGGCAAGCCTTTATTTGGCGTTGAGCCGCGCCGCTCAAGGCAGGATGCTGGCGGCGGAAACAGCGCTCGCTGCGATCGAAGGCCGTGGCAAGACGGCCGATCTTGGCCTTGCTTATGCCCTGATCGGAATGGGAGAACGGGCGATCGCGTTGCTCGAGCCCGCAGCGCGTGAAACCGGCGCCGATGCCCGTGTCCGTCAAAATTTGGCCCTGTCTTATGCGTTGACTGGTGACTGGGCCAAGGCGCGCATTATCGCGGCGCAGGACATGTCGCCGGCGGATGTCGACCGGCGTCTGGAGCAGTGGGCGGCATTGGCACAGCCCAATGCAAGCGGTGTTCAAGTCGCAGCTTTTTTTGGCGTCACTCCGACACAGGATTCCGGGCAGCCATTACGCCTTGCGCTCGACATGCCCGAACAATTCATGATGCCCAAGCAAGATGCAATGGTGGCAGAAGCCGAGCCCGAGCCCGCGCCCGAGCCGATTAGGCCGTCCGTCACCTTGGCAAGCTCGGTCACGGCGCAGACTGAACTGCCCGCCGCTCCAGTCAACGACGCTCCCAATCCGTTGTTCGACAAGGTTCGCAAATCAATACAGGTGCCTGGTGCGATTTTAAGGAACGAGTGGTCCCGCACGAGAGGTGCAACGCAAGCAAATGAGGCGGCACAGGCGGGCAAATATGTCGTTCAGATCGGATCCTTCAAAACGCGCGCTCAGGCAGGCACGGCCTGGCGCGAAGCAACGCGTCGTTACGGTTTTAATGCCGACAGTCACGTCGTCACCATATTCAATGCACCAGACGGCAAAGGGTTATTTTATCGTCTCGCGGTGCGCGGTTACACCACGCAAAGCGAAGCCAATGGCGTCTGCCGCATGATCAAGTCAAAGGGCGGCGATTGCTTCGTTCGGGTCGCTGAAGATGGCCGCGCGATCACGCGGATCGCGTCTCGCCGTTGA
- a CDS encoding aspartate carbamoyltransferase catalytic subunit, translating into MTSAFPHRHLLGIAQLSAADIRLILDEAEGWLEFNRGPRRRLDRMAGLTQVNAFFENSTRTLLSFEMAGKKLGAEVVNMHVARSSVQKGESLADTAKTINAMRPDVFVMRHALDGAAAEVAALMDCPVVNAGDGRGEHPSQALLDALTIRRHFGRTEGLTVAICGDILHSRVARSNMLSLPRLGATVRAVGPAALLPDTLPAGIESYTDFEAGIAGADVVMILRIQRERMIAAVSEGLGDYHALYGLTRERLKGVPPHAVVMHPGPMNRGVEIDGDIADDPGRSLILQQVEAGVAVRMACLDLLTRRA; encoded by the coding sequence ATGACCAGCGCATTCCCGCACCGCCACCTCCTCGGCATCGCCCAGCTGTCCGCCGCCGATATCCGCCTGATCCTCGACGAAGCGGAGGGATGGCTGGAGTTCAATCGCGGCCCGCGCCGCCGCCTGGACCGTATGGCGGGCCTTACCCAGGTCAACGCCTTCTTCGAAAACAGCACCCGTACCCTCTTGTCTTTCGAAATGGCGGGCAAGAAATTGGGCGCGGAGGTCGTCAACATGCACGTCGCCCGGTCGAGCGTGCAGAAAGGCGAGAGCCTTGCCGATACCGCGAAGACGATCAATGCGATGCGGCCGGATGTCTTCGTCATGCGCCATGCTTTGGACGGGGCGGCGGCCGAAGTCGCGGCCTTGATGGATTGCCCGGTCGTCAATGCCGGCGACGGACGCGGCGAACATCCGAGCCAGGCTCTGCTCGACGCGCTCACCATCCGCCGTCATTTCGGGCGGACCGAGGGCCTGACCGTCGCCATTTGCGGCGACATCCTCCACAGCCGCGTCGCGCGATCGAACATGCTGTCTCTTCCCCGCCTCGGCGCGACGGTCCGTGCCGTCGGCCCTGCCGCGCTGCTTCCGGATACGCTTCCGGCAGGCATAGAAAGCTATACCGATTTCGAGGCGGGAATTGCTGGCGCAGATGTGGTGATGATACTGCGCATTCAGCGCGAACGGATGATCGCGGCGGTGTCCGAAGGCTTGGGCGACTATCATGCCCTTTATGGCCTGACGCGCGAGCGGCTCAAAGGAGTGCCCCCCCACGCCGTCGTCATGCATCCGGGCCCGATGAACCGCGGCGTCGAGATAGACGGGGATATCGCCGACGATCCGGGGCGGTCCTTGATCCTTCAGCAGGTCGAGGCCGGGGTCGCGGTACGGATGGCCTGCCTCGATCTGCTCACCCGCCGCGCCTGA
- the ruvX gene encoding Holliday junction resolvase RuvX codes for MILASPSSFREALPEGGRLMGLDVGTKTIGIAFCDAGWTIATPAELLKRIKFAADLARIRDLAARENVKGFVIGLPLNLDGSDSPRTQSTRAFARNLEVLERPILLWDERWSTQAVTRTLLDADASRARRAALVDKMAAAYILQGAIDALAGGHPSF; via the coding sequence ATGATCCTGGCGTCCCCGTCCAGCTTTCGCGAGGCGCTGCCGGAGGGCGGGCGCCTCATGGGTCTCGACGTCGGCACCAAAACCATCGGCATTGCCTTTTGCGACGCCGGGTGGACGATCGCGACACCCGCCGAGCTTTTGAAGCGGATCAAATTCGCCGCCGACCTCGCCCGCATCCGCGATCTGGCCGCACGGGAAAATGTGAAAGGCTTCGTCATCGGCCTTCCACTGAACCTCGACGGCAGCGACAGCCCGCGCACCCAATCGACCCGCGCTTTCGCCCGCAATCTCGAAGTGCTGGAAAGGCCCATCCTGCTCTGGGACGAGCGCTGGTCGACCCAGGCCGTGACCCGCACGCTCCTCGACGCCGACGCCAGCCGCGCCCGCCGCGCCGCGCTGGTAGACAAGATGGCGGCCGCTTACATCCTGCAGGGCGCGATCGATGCGCTTGCGGGCGGGCACCCTTCGTTCTAA
- a CDS encoding DUF3089 domain-containing protein, whose amino-acid sequence MLARRFLWIIAILIILLLVGALGYRLFERTLMRAALVPSASFAADKTSMEYRPASMWIARPDIADNPALWLPEGFEERAPARNASVFFIHPTSYLDRSRWNSPLEDADSQQRARLFVRSQASVFNGAGDIWAPKYRQATFGAFLTRREDAAMALDFAYRDILAAYEEFIRQAPAGRPIILAGHSQGSLHLTRLLAERVKGSPEAGRIAAIYIVGWPVSIPVDLPRFGFPACAAPDQSGCIVSWQSFAEPADTDMVTDIYEASDSRSRAGTPMVCTNPLTGAAGGAAGAAANSGTLRPNGDLSDATLVKAAVPARCDGRGFLLIGKDAPDLGPYVLPGNNYHVFDYALFWANARADVGRRLAAFTAR is encoded by the coding sequence ATGCTGGCGCGCCGTTTCCTGTGGATCATCGCGATCCTCATCATCCTGCTGCTTGTGGGCGCGCTCGGCTATCGCCTGTTCGAACGTACTTTGATGCGTGCGGCGCTTGTGCCGAGCGCCTCCTTCGCGGCCGACAAGACGAGCATGGAATATCGCCCCGCTTCGATGTGGATTGCGCGTCCCGACATTGCGGACAATCCCGCCCTCTGGCTCCCCGAGGGGTTCGAAGAGCGGGCACCCGCGCGGAATGCGTCGGTCTTCTTCATCCATCCCACGTCTTACCTTGATCGCTCCCGATGGAATTCCCCGCTGGAGGACGCGGATTCGCAGCAGCGCGCGCGCCTGTTCGTGCGCAGCCAGGCGAGCGTATTCAACGGCGCCGGCGACATCTGGGCGCCCAAATATCGGCAGGCGACCTTCGGCGCCTTCCTGACGAGGCGCGAAGACGCCGCGATGGCGCTGGACTTCGCCTATCGCGACATCCTCGCCGCTTACGAGGAATTCATCCGGCAGGCTCCGGCCGGCCGCCCGATCATCCTGGCGGGACATAGCCAGGGCAGCCTCCACCTCACCCGTCTTCTTGCCGAGCGCGTGAAGGGCTCGCCCGAGGCCGGGCGCATCGCCGCGATCTACATCGTCGGATGGCCGGTCTCCATTCCGGTCGACCTGCCCCGCTTCGGCTTTCCGGCCTGCGCGGCGCCCGATCAGTCGGGCTGTATCGTCTCCTGGCAGAGTTTCGCCGAGCCGGCCGATACCGACATGGTGACCGACATTTACGAGGCCTCCGATAGCCGGAGCCGCGCCGGAACGCCGATGGTCTGCACCAACCCGCTCACGGGCGCGGCCGGCGGCGCGGCCGGAGCGGCGGCGAATTCCGGCACGCTGCGTCCCAATGGCGACTTGAGCGATGCGACGCTCGTCAAAGCCGCTGTCCCCGCGCGATGCGATGGACGCGGCTTCCTGCTGATCGGCAAGGATGCGCCGGACCTTGGCCCCTATGTGCTGCCCGGCAACAATTATCACGTGTTCGACTATGCTCTCTTTTGGGCCAACGCCCGCGCCGACGTGGGGCGGCGCCTCGCGGCGTTCACCGCGCGATGA